The following proteins are encoded in a genomic region of Desulfurococcaceae archaeon:
- a CDS encoding DUF357 domain-containing protein, whose amino-acid sequence MKATLAEKVRAYILNVEQFISKVNVEELESNQERILELARSYLSDAKYYYEEGDYITSLACIAYAEGLLDSLRVAGYVKGIEWRPLSELLKRPKVLVTGSFELIHPGHLALLREAWKLGEVYVIVSRDKNFERFKGRKPVLSENDRLEVVRGIKYVSKAILGDENDLLKPLEDLKPDIVLLGPDQWIQPEELSSRLKERGLSSVKVLRLEKRVGEWSSSSILNRIKNEAYPARSP is encoded by the coding sequence GTGAAAGCTACGCTTGCCGAGAAAGTAAGAGCATACATACTGAACGTGGAACAGTTTATCAGTAAAGTGAACGTGGAAGAGCTCGAATCGAACCAAGAGAGGATACTTGAGCTGGCAAGGTCTTACTTAAGTGACGCTAAGTACTACTACGAGGAGGGAGACTACATTACTAGTCTTGCCTGCATCGCGTATGCTGAAGGACTCTTAGATTCGCTGAGAGTCGCGGGCTACGTTAAAGGAATTGAGTGGAGGCCTCTAAGCGAATTACTTAAGAGGCCGAAAGTACTGGTTACGGGGAGCTTTGAGCTAATTCATCCAGGACACCTAGCACTACTAAGAGAGGCGTGGAAACTAGGCGAAGTCTACGTTATCGTGTCCAGGGATAAAAATTTCGAAAGATTTAAGGGCCGGAAGCCCGTCTTAAGCGAGAATGATAGGCTCGAAGTAGTGAGAGGCATTAAGTACGTCTCCAAGGCAATCCTAGGAGATGAAAATGACCTGTTAAAACCACTTGAGGACTTAAAACCAGACATTGTTCTCCTCGGGCCTGATCAGTGGATTCAACCGGAGGAGCTCTCGAGCAGGCTCAAAGAACGAGGGTTAAGCAGCGTGAAGGTGTTAAGGCTAGAAAAACGAGTTGGAGAGTGGAGTTCATCAAGTATATTGAATAGAATTAAGAACGAGGCTTACCCCGCCCGATCCCCCTGA
- a CDS encoding flavodoxin family protein, with product MEYKPKVLIINGSPRKYGSSAQLAEVAVLGIKEAGGTPEVIHIYDYNIKPCIGCVSDNVKYCKFPCIIEDDDFNGVAEKTLEADGIIISTPVYWYAPSGMLKNFIDRLTSMENMIFHAGRSLLEGKVVGFIVTGLDSGVFMAVAYLMSVLNSMGAVVAPWSMAYTHLDDVTKDEGALKDAYNVGYLVTETIKAIRSYGGHLGYRADVNVRNLAEVVEKYRANMREERLRRVSSMEAMLFRGIGRGKPRS from the coding sequence GTGGAGTATAAGCCCAAGGTACTAATCATAAACGGCTCACCGAGAAAGTACGGCTCGTCAGCCCAGCTAGCAGAGGTGGCAGTACTCGGCATTAAAGAGGCTGGTGGCACGCCTGAAGTAATACACATCTACGACTACAACATTAAGCCGTGTATAGGTTGCGTTTCCGACAACGTGAAGTATTGCAAATTCCCATGCATTATAGAAGATGACGACTTCAACGGGGTAGCGGAAAAAACCCTTGAAGCAGATGGCATAATCATCTCGACTCCAGTTTACTGGTATGCACCGAGCGGTATGCTTAAAAACTTCATCGACCGGTTAACTAGCATGGAAAACATGATCTTCCACGCCGGTAGGAGCCTGCTCGAAGGCAAGGTTGTAGGCTTCATAGTCACAGGACTTGACAGTGGAGTTTTCATGGCAGTAGCGTATTTGATGTCCGTTTTAAACAGCATGGGTGCTGTAGTTGCACCATGGAGTATGGCATACACCCACCTAGACGACGTAACTAAGGATGAGGGGGCGTTAAAAGACGCCTACAATGTAGGCTACCTCGTTACTGAAACAATTAAGGCTATAAGAAGCTATGGTGGGCACCTGGGCTATAGAGCGGACGTCAACGTGAGAAACCTAGCGGAGGTGGTTGAAAAGTACCGTGCAAATATGCGGGAGGAGCGATTAAGGAGGGTCTCTTCAATGGAAGCGATGCTATTCAGGGGGATCGGGCGGGGTAAGCCTCGTTCTTAA
- a CDS encoding NUDIX hydrolase, protein MERIYPRHAIAAVAAVLIKEGRILLVKRGYPPGLGKWSIPGGVVEAGEKLVDAAKRELKEETGLEAEPLGILWVLNNIVYDGGKRVMYHYLIVDILFDSTTTRGELRPGSDVLDTSWFDLGEALSSPNVSRTTKRLIKRIERYGIQVLPLEDVDHESVQQ, encoded by the coding sequence GTGGAGAGAATCTACCCGCGCCACGCCATAGCGGCCGTTGCGGCTGTCTTAATAAAAGAGGGGAGAATTCTCCTGGTTAAGCGTGGCTATCCACCTGGCCTCGGTAAGTGGTCTATTCCAGGCGGAGTAGTTGAAGCAGGTGAGAAGTTAGTAGACGCAGCTAAACGAGAACTCAAGGAGGAAACCGGACTTGAAGCAGAGCCTCTCGGTATACTCTGGGTACTTAACAACATTGTATATGATGGAGGGAAGAGGGTCATGTATCACTACTTAATAGTAGACATACTATTCGACTCCACAACGACTAGAGGGGAGCTGAGGCCGGGTAGCGATGTTCTAGACACATCTTGGTTCGATCTCGGCGAAGCGTTGAGCTCTCCGAACGTGTCAAGAACGACGAAGAGGCTTATTAAAAGAATTGAAAGATACGGAATTCAGGTGCTACCACTAGAAGATGTAGACCATGAGTCCGTGCAACAATAA